A DNA window from Pseudoalteromonas spongiae UST010723-006 contains the following coding sequences:
- the lpxB gene encoding lipid-A-disaccharide synthase has product MISDEPLRIALIAGEHSGDILGAGLIKALKQHYPNATFEGIGGPRMLAEGFKTHFQMEELAVMGVFEVLPKLFRLLSIKKQIVQRFIDNPPDIFIGIDAPDFNLRVEKPLKAAGIKTVHYVSPSVWAWREKRVFKVAEATNLVLALLPFEKAFYDKHNIPCAFVGHTLADELPLEDEQIASRTLFDLSATDKVLAVLPGSRGSEVTLLSEPYIQAVLLLKAEIPELKVLVPLVNEKRKEEFLTGATKHNAVDIFTLVDGKSREVMTAADAVLLASGTAALECMLLKRPMVVGYKLKALTYHLVTRLFKFNIEHFSLPNLLAGKQLVPELLQNDLTPENLAATLKPLLEEDQTALKQTFYEMHKSLRLDASKQAALAVSNVIENKHD; this is encoded by the coding sequence ATGATCTCGGATGAGCCACTTCGAATTGCACTTATCGCCGGGGAACACTCCGGCGATATTTTAGGTGCAGGTTTAATTAAAGCACTAAAACAGCATTACCCAAATGCCACATTTGAGGGCATTGGCGGTCCGCGTATGCTGGCTGAAGGGTTTAAAACCCATTTTCAAATGGAAGAACTCGCCGTAATGGGCGTTTTTGAAGTCCTGCCTAAGTTATTTCGTCTACTCAGCATTAAAAAGCAAATTGTACAGCGTTTTATCGACAACCCGCCTGATATTTTTATTGGCATTGATGCACCCGATTTTAACTTACGCGTTGAAAAGCCGTTAAAGGCTGCTGGTATTAAAACCGTGCATTATGTTAGCCCATCGGTATGGGCATGGCGTGAAAAACGTGTTTTTAAAGTGGCAGAAGCCACTAATTTAGTGCTTGCATTATTACCATTTGAAAAAGCGTTTTACGATAAACACAATATTCCATGTGCGTTTGTCGGCCATACGTTGGCGGATGAGTTACCGCTCGAAGATGAACAAATTGCCAGTAGAACGCTGTTTGATTTATCAGCTACAGATAAAGTGTTAGCTGTTTTGCCAGGTAGTCGAGGCTCTGAAGTTACTTTATTAAGTGAACCCTATATTCAAGCGGTGTTATTACTTAAAGCAGAGATACCCGAGTTGAAAGTACTGGTGCCTTTAGTTAATGAAAAACGTAAAGAAGAGTTTTTAACTGGCGCAACCAAGCACAATGCGGTAGATATATTTACCCTTGTTGATGGCAAGTCGCGTGAAGTGATGACCGCCGCTGATGCGGTGCTCTTAGCTTCGGGTACGGCAGCACTTGAATGCATGTTACTTAAACGCCCAATGGTGGTTGGCTACAAGCTAAAAGCCCTGACATATCACTTAGTGACACGCTTATTTAAATTTAACATTGAGCACTTTTCACTGCCTAATTTATTAGCGGGCAAGCAACTAGTGCCTGAATTATTACAAAATGATTTAACCCCTGAAAACTTGGCAGCAACTTTAAAACCATTGCTAGAAGAAGATCAAACAGCATTAAAACAAACGTTTTATGAAATGCATAAGTCATTAAGGCTCGATGCCAGTAAACAAGCGGCGCTGGCTGTAAGTAACGTAATAGAGAACAAACATGACTGA